The genome window caatttttaacctggccaatcaacctaacctgcacatctttggactgtgggaggaaaccggagcacccggaggaaacccacgcagacacgaggagaatgtacaaactccacacagacagtgacccgagccgggaatcgaacccgggaccctggagctgtgaagcagcagtgctaaccactgtgctaccgtgccgcccttaccgtacggtatgctttgcctgtatagtacgcaagaaacaatactttttactgtatactaatacttgtgacaataataaatcaaatcaaagcaagtcAAATTTAAACTCCAATAGAAAGAGGGCTAGCCTATTCATCCTTCCCTCAAAAGGTAcctccaccatcccaggaatcaatcaaaTGAACCTGTTCTTTACTGCTTTGAATGCATTTATACTATTTctttaataaggagaccaaaactgtatacagtgctCCATAGTGGTTCATTAGCTGAAGGAAAGTgtttctatttttatattccattccctctgcattaaatgacaacattctattTGTCTTCCAAatagcctgctgtacctgcattctgATGTTTTGTGATccatgaatgtattatctccaaatttgcagataatacaaagctgggtggcagtgtgaggTGTGAGGAGGACGTAGAGCGGCGCCAgcctgatttggacaggctgaatgtgtgggcatctgcatggcagatgcagtatattgtggataaatgtgaggttatccacttcggtcgccataataggaaggcagattattatttgaatgggtgtaaattgagagaaggcaaatggaatgttggccttcatagtgagaggatttgagtatagggttaggaatgttttgctgcaattgtacagggcattggtgaggccacacctggagtattgtgtgcagttttggcgtccttatctgaggaaggaagtcCTTGCAATAGAGCAAAtgcagcggaggtttaccaggctgaatcaTGGGACGCAGGTCTGTCATATATGGAGAgaataagtcagttaggattgttttcattggagtttagaagagtgagaggggatctcataaaaacttacaaaattctaacaggattggacagggtagattcaaaaagaatgttcctgattatGGGgcagcccagaactaggggtcatagtttgaggataaggggtaaaccttttagaactgagttgaggataaatttcttcacccagagggtggtgaatgtgtggaattcactaccacagaaagtagttgaggccaaaacgttgtctgatttcaagaagaaattagatatagctcttgaggctaaagggatcaagagatatggggggaaggtgggaatcaggatattgaattcgatgatcagctatgatcataatgaatggtggagcagtcgcgaagggacaaatggccgactgctgcttctattttctatgtttctatctgcctCAATAAGGTgacttttcattcttctaaactccaatgagtaccagcccaacctattcaacctgtCCTCATCATAAAAACCCTCCATACCTGAGatcagccgagtgaaccttctctggactgctgccaatgccagtatatcttttctttgATAAGGGCACCAGAACTGTTCACTGGTAATGAAAAGGCTGCGATGAGCTGATAAGATTCCTTGAAAGATGTTTGATGGGGGGGCGGCCGTcacatggagaggatgcttccacttgtTGGGGTGAGaaaggtggggtgggatgggaagaAACCAAAGCGAAGGGATGTAAATATAAGTTAGTTATACAAAATCGAACAGGGAATGCAAGAAATATTTCTTTATTCACAGAGTTAGGAAGTGGGAAGTTGCTCCCACATGCAGTAGTTGTGATGATTAGCGCAGACGCCTTTCGGGTGACGTTAGATACGAGGGAGAGATATGTGGAGTGTAAATACTGCTGGAGATCAGGTGGGCTGTTTTAATGCTATGCATTCTACGCAATTCTGTGCAGTGAAACAACAAGATGGAATAACCAGCAGTAGACTAATCTGTATGCAGACACCTCAGCACAAAGGAGAGTCACAGCCAAAggcaataaataaaataatatttaATCAGTTATTCAAGTACATGAGCTTTCTTCTTTACTTCTTTGTGAAGCTGTGAATTTTATGCAAGAATGTAAACATGGTGGATTAAGGCAAAGCATTCTCTGTCCATTCAAACCAGATAATGGTCCATTTATTCAAAGGTTAATATCATTGACAGTAGGTCCATATTTTCAAACTAGTTGTATAGCACTGTTCCCATCATAAATTGGAAAACTTGAAGTTAGAACCAAGAATAACTGTGATTGGGTTAACGGTTGAGTAGACAATGTTTGAATGTTTAATTGTGAGCTGCTGCACTCattacactttccagaattgaaaCGTTCAGTTGAAGGTCTCAAATATAATCCTTACTGTCAACCCAAAAAAGATATtgtccggaattctccagtctcgcactgctgccagcgagaatggagaatttggctaaATCTCCATTTACTACAGCTGGAGAATCCATGCAGCTGGTGAGGTCAGATTATTCCTGCCATATAAATTAAAAATTACCAAACCAGCACTTCCTGAAACTGGAGTTCATCCAACCCTCCGCTGCCCTTGAGCTAACTTGCACTAACACCGattcacccatcatccctgtgcttgatgaccaacactgactcactcttgtttaaatctctccatggccactaccctctctaactctgtaacctcataGTACAAACCTCCAGGGCCACTGCTCTCttgcaattctggcctcttacgcATACCTCAGTCTTCTtttctccaccattggtggctgtgccttcaaccGCCTCGACCCTAAACTCAGGAATTAACCCTTTCCAACTTCTCTAATCGTTCTCTCCacttttaagatactccttaaataCACcgttttgatcaagcttttggtctccTGTCCCAATACCTCTTTATGGGTTGCATTATTCTGGTAATGCTCCAAGGAAGTGCTTGGGGACAAATTAGCtacattaaaggtgttatataaatataaatggTAGGCTAAGGAGGAAGCATCATCATTCTATGATGTATTCTTGTGTCATAAAGTGAACTGTTTGCTTTCCTAGACTACAGACTCAGTCCTTTTGATGATTCTTGTGGCGGTCGTAGTGAATTTCCTCCTGAAAGTATCTCCCGCCAGGAAGTACAGGATCGGGTCCACAAAGCTATTGAGGCTGGCGAAACCCCTGGTCACTTGATAGGTGGCATAGACCCTCTTGTTCCATTCACACGTCTCTGGCCCCTGGTAGTAAAGTCTAGACTGAAGATTCAGGTTCTTCATCACGTGGAAGGGGAGGTAAGCGACGGCAAAGACCGCCAGCACGATGATGACGAGGCGCACAGACTTGCCTTGGAGTGGCGTCCTCATGTCGTTGCATATTAGCGCCTTCGCTATAAATCCGTAACAGACCAGGATGGTGGCAAAGGGGATACAGAAACCAAAGAACGTGGTCAGCATGCTGTAAATGAAGTAAGTGTGCAGGAGGTCTTTAGAGGTCGTGTCGTAGCATATGGTTCTTATTGTTCTGTTTGTGTCCAGGTATGGCCCAGAGAAGTTGGCTTTGTTGGCAACCTGGCGTATTCGGGAGAAGTACAGAATCGGAGCGATGGTGGCCATCACGgtaacccacacgcacacacacacgatgGTGGCCGATTTCTTCTGCAACCTGCCCAGCGATTTCATGGGGTGGACCACCCCCATGTACCTGTGCACGCTGATGCAGGTCAGAAACAAGATGCTGCTGTACAGGttaacatggaaaatgaacctcTGCAGTTTGCACAGGGTCTCCCCGAAGATCCAGTCACTTTCCTTGAGGTAGTAGAAAATCAAAATGGGCAGGGAGGCGACGTAGAAGAAGTCAGCCAAGGCAAGGTTGAACATATATATGGTGATGCTACTCCAAGGCCTCATGTGGAAGATAAACATCCAGAGAGCAACACTGTTTCCCAATAATCCCATGACAAAGACTATGAGGTACATGATGGGCAGATAGCAAGACTCAAATTCCTTGTTGATAGAGCAGTCATTGGATGGCAGTTGCGTCATTGTCTCCACCTCAAAGCTTTTCATTCACAGTCGACAGGATGATACATATTCCTCCAAAAATGGGACCATCTGAAAGGGCAACCAGGTAAGGTTTAAATTTCTTATGTTAAGAGCCTTTACTGTTACAATGGCTCTCAGTCAAGCAACTAATTGAAtagaaattctcatccttatgttCAAATCCATCACTGGCCACATCCCTCCTTACATTTGTCCAgtagggcaacacagtggcacagtggttcacagaaatcatagaatccctacagtgcagaaggaggccattcagtccattgagtctgcgccaacagcaattccacccaggtcctatcctcgtcACTCTACagatttactctgccaatccctctgacctacgcatcacaggacactaaggggaaatttagcatggccaatgcacctaacccgcacatctttggactgtgggaggaaaccggagcacctggaggaaacccatgcagacatggggagaatgtgcaaactccacagagacagtgacccaagctgggaatcgaactcaggtccctggagctgtgaagcagcagtgctaaccactgtgctactgtgccgcactGCTCCctccttggcacatcataactttCAGGGCtctgggtcaagtgctggcagatgggattagatgggaattcaggtgtttctaacatgtcggtgtggactcgatgggctgaaggggcacttctgcactgtgtgactctatgattctctgtttTATCCCTTATTGGCACTAAAACAGATATCTGGTTGTTATcacattgccatttgtgggagCGTGCGTTGTACAAATTGGCTCCTAGGTCTCTCAttgttacaatagtgactacacttcgaaAGTATGTCATTGGCTCTAAGGTACTTTGGGATGCCCTGATGATGCAATAGACTCTCAGTCAATCTCATTCACCCAGCTCGTTCAATGTCACTTCCAACTCGCAGTCTAACAAAGGTCATCCATATCCATGAAGAGGTTGGGGCGATGGAAACAAACCATTTGGATGAGTGTGAATGCCACAGAAAAAAACTTTCCTctgcaaagacacctatgtcagactcttatttattgactgcagttcagccctcaacaccattattcctccaaAACTCATCACCAAACTCTATGGCCTAgggcttggcacctccctctgcaactggatcctagacttagaaatcatagaaatcctacagtacagaaagaggccatctggcctatcgagtctgcaccgaccacaatcccacccaggccctacccccccatatccctacacatttacccgctaatccctctaacctatgcatctcaggacactaaggggcaattttagcatggccaatcaacctaacccgcacatctttggactgtgggaggaaaccggagcacccggaggaaatccacgcagacacgaggagaatgtgcaaactccacacaatgacccaagccgggaatcgaacccaggtccctggagctgtgaagcagcagtgctaaccactgtgctaccgtgcttcctaacccacagatcataatcagtaaggataggaaacaacacctcctccacgatcatcctcaacaccggagccccacaaggctgtgttctcagccccctactatactccttatacacctatgactgtgtggccaaattcctctccaacttgattttcaggtttgctgatgacaccaccgtagtgggtcggatctcaaacaatgacgagacagagtataggaatgagatagagaatctggtgaactggtgtgacgacaataatctctccctcaatgtcaacaaaacaaaggagatattcattgactttaggaagcgtaatggaggacctgcccctctctacattaatggggacaaagtggaaatggttgagagcttcaagtttctgggtgtccagatcaccaacaacctggtggTCCCTCCACGTCAGTGcaacagttaagaaaacccactaatgcctctactgtggagcggcaaggtggcacagtggttagcactgctacctcacagctccagggacctgggttcgatcactgtctgtgcggagtgtgcacgttctccctgtgtttgc of Mustelus asterias chromosome 3, sMusAst1.hap1.1, whole genome shotgun sequence contains these proteins:
- the LOC144482958 gene encoding P2Y purinoceptor 1-like, which gives rise to MKSFEVETMTQLPSNDCSINKEFESCYLPIMYLIVFVMGLLGNSVALWMFIFHMRPWSSITIYMFNLALADFFYVASLPILIFYYLKESDWIFGETLCKLQRFIFHVNLYSSILFLTCISVHRYMGVVHPMKSLGRLQKKSATIVCVCVWVTVMATIAPILYFSRIRQVANKANFSGPYLDTNRTIRTICYDTTSKDLLHTYFIYSMLTTFFGFCIPFATILVCYGFIAKALICNDMRTPLQGKSVRLVIIVLAVFAVAYLPFHVMKNLNLQSRLYYQGPETCEWNKRVYATYQVTRGFASLNSFVDPILYFLAGDTFRRKFTTTATRIIKRTESVV